Proteins from a single region of Bos javanicus breed banteng chromosome 25, ARS-OSU_banteng_1.0, whole genome shotgun sequence:
- the C25H16orf89 gene encoding UPF0764 protein C16orf89 homolog, translated as MSSPGLRLLLLLLAAPPLQPSWLPLPDTPEGKATITGFILSALNRATSFLKKRLPEINLDGVVGFRMLEVQLRGVQEKWALDSQLQLLSLRVGKLVEKLAPLLHDSIFYLNLSDPEYLRQFQLTIEPGFWKLPHAWTRTKSSMVYPTFEQEDSFSEELSDLCLVQLLGTGTNSSQPCRLSNFCRSLMTRPGCSGYCLSHQLLFFLSARMRGCTKGLFRQSQRYMNVFCANMMDLNRRADAIGYAYPTRDIFMENIVFCGMSGFSDFYKLRWLQAILSWQKPQEGCFGEPAAEDEELPKAIQYQQHFLRRVKRREKQFADGCSSHNTAMAVAALGGFLYILAEYPPAEGKLRPPTMTPPNGH; from the exons ATGTCCAGCCCAGGGCTCCGGCTCCTGCTCTTGCTGCTGGCGGCCCCACCACTGCAGCCCTCCTGGCTGCCACTGCCAGACACCCCGGAGGGCAAGGCCACCATCACGGGCTTCATCCTCTCCGCGCTGAACAGAGCCACGTCCTTCCTGAAGAAGAGGCTGCCTGAAATCAACCTGGATGGCGTGGTGGGATTCCGGATGCTGGAAG TGCAGCTCAGAGGCGTTCAGGAGAAGTGGGCTCTGGACTCCCAGCTGCAGCTGCTCAGCCTGCGTGTGGGCAAGCTGGTGGAGAAGTTGGCTCCTCTCCTCCACGATTCCATCTTCTACCTCAACCTGAGTGACCCCGAGTACCTGAGAC AGTTCCAGCTGACCATCGAACCTGGGTTTTGGAAGCTTCCACATGCCTGGACCCGCACCAAGTCCTCCATGGTCTACCCCACTTTTGAGCAGGAGGACTCCTTCTCAGAGGAGCTCAGTGACTTGTGCCTGGTACAGCTGCTGGGAACCGG GACAAACAGCAGCCAGCCCTGCCGGCTCTCCAATTTCTGCAGGAGTCTCATGACCAGGCCCGGCTGCTCTGGCTACTGCCTGTCCCACCAGCTACTCTTCTTCCTCTCAGCCAGAATG AGGGGGTGCACCAAAGGGCTGTTCCGCCAGAGCCAGCGCTACATGAACGTCTTCTGCGCCAACATGATGGACCTGAACCGGAGAGCCGATGCCATCGGATATGCCTACCCGACCCGGGATATCTTCATGGAAAACA TCGTGTTCTGTGGGATGAGTGGCTTCTCTGACTTCTACAAGCTCCGGTGGCTGCAGGCCATTCTCAGCTGGCAGAAGCCGCAGGAAGGATGCTTTGGggagccag CTGCTGAAGATGAAGAATTACCTAAAGCCATTCAGTACCAACAGCATTTTTTGAGAAGAGTGAAGAGGCGAGAGAAACAGTTTGCAG ACGGCTGCTCCTCCCACAACACAGCCATGGCTGTTGCAGCCCTGGGTGGCTTCCTCTACATCCTGGCGGAATACCCCCCAGCAGAGGGAAAGCTGCGGCCACCCACAATGACACCACCCAACGGCCACTGA